The Apodemus sylvaticus chromosome 12, mApoSyl1.1, whole genome shotgun sequence genome segment CTCACTAAAAATGGAATTACTGAATGAATGGTTCTCTGCTTCAGGGGATACagtattttttttccctctgatttCTCAATTAGAGGGTGACTTATGAATGGAAAGGATGGATGTGATCGTGAGGGGTTCCAGAGCAAGGCAAAGGAGCACAGGTCTCAACTAGAAGATGGAGGTAAGCAGAGAACTGCTTAATTGCTGCTAGGCCGTGTGGACGGCCATTTAGACTctgaacagaaaacacagacactgaCCATCCTGACTCCTCCCTGAAGCTtccacattaaaataaataaaaaacaaaacaacagacaaaTAATAACCCAGTCTGTTTCACTGTTTCACAGTGGTACATTTGGAATAGGACAGGTATTCCAGTCAGTCCAAGGCTCTGGTAAGCCTAGGCAGTTGGCCAGGGAAAGTTTGTtcttggtgctgggaatggaatgtttcctttcttcatttcccaaTATGGAAAAAAACAGCTTCCAGAAGAGGTTAGCAAtcatcatatgcacacacacgagTGCTCGTCTATTAAGCTAAAATTTCCCAATATTTTCTCAGTATAGATAGGCAAAGTGGAGTCTTGGGAAGCTTTCTCATTTTCCCTGTCACACAGAAACTGGTGATTCAGGGGTCACAGGGGTTTGTAATAAATAACCCACATTGATTTCGCTGTTCTAGAATGATCTTTTGCTTCCCTTCCTCCCAGTGGTCTGACGTTTACCCCAAGAGGCAGTGTTAGGAAATCATTTACAAAGTGGTTCAGCCTCTCCATCTGCTATAGTTATAAATCTAAGGATGGGCTGGGCCCGAGGCAAGGGATCCAGGACTTCTCGTCCTTGATCTTTCAGACAAAACTGTTCTCTTAGTCCAGATCCCAGCAGCATCGCTAGCCATGGAGAAGCTACTATGGTGCTTTCTGACCATGATCAGCTTCTCTCAGGCTTTTGGCCATGAAGGTAGGAGCTATTATAAAGTTTCTTTCCTTAGCGGAGAATGGTGGGAGCTTAATGTTTTATATAAGGAATCAAGGAGCAGGAGCAGGTATGGCTGTGTATTTATGTAACCTGGGAGAGGGCCAGATGTCTCTTGATCCCAAACTACTTGTAAGGGAGGGATAAGTCTTCACTGAGAAACTACTCACTTTCTTGGTTTTCTGTCTCACAGACATGTCTAAAGCGGCCTTCGTATTTCCAAAAGAGTCAGGTACTTCTATGTGTCTCTGGAAGCAGAGTCAAAGAAGCCACTGAATGCCTTCACTGTGTGTCTCCATTTCTACACTGCTCTGAGCACAGTCCGAAGCTTCGGTATCTTCTCTTATGCTACCAGGAAGAGCTCTAACGACATTCTCATATTTTGGACTAAGGATAACGGGTATCATTTTGGAGTGGGTGGGCCTGAGGTACTATTCACGGTTTCAGAAATCCCTCAGGCTCCAACACACATCTGTGCCAGCTGGGAGTCTGCTACAGGGATTGCAGAGCTCTGGATTGATGGGAAACCCAAGGTGCGGCAAAGTCTGAACAAGGGCTACACTGTGTggacagatgcaagcatcatcttGGGGCAGGAGCAGGACTCGTATGGGGGTAGCTTTGATGCAAAGCAGTCTTTTGTGGGAGACATCGGAGATGTGAACATGTGGGACTTTGTGCTATCTCCAGAACAGATCAAGACAGTCTATGTTGGTGGGACACTCAGCCCCAATGTTTTGAACTGGCGTTCGCTGAAGTACAAAACAGAAGGTGATGTGTTTATCAAGCCGCAGCTGTGGTTCTGACCTACTGTTGTGAGCCCTGAGGCGCCTCCTGGGATTACATTCTCTCCCTTGTCTCGGTTATGAACCTTTTAACCCCAGCAGATGTTGTAGGTCTGTTCTGTGAATGTGGCCTTTCACTTCTCTGCTCTGCGATCCTCAGCACTAGAGCATGGAATTTAAATGTAAGGCTTCCAGCATATGCACCCCACTAGGACTCTTTATCAAAGAGAATCTGACttatccatgtatatgtgtgtttgtatgtatgtatattatatatatatttaattgaaaaaaatttagaCATAATCCTTCTCCCTCACATAGATGAGAAAACAGATGCACAGAAAGGagaataattttttattgtttttgttttagaatgtcGTATTGAATGCTGTGTTTATATCctttctatccttccttctccaaatcctcccctcttctccccaattctctctcaaattcatgatgtcttcttATTATTAGCCTTATATgcatatacccatacatataatatctatctatctgtttgtctgtctgtctatctatcaatcatctatttatcaGTCATCCATCTTACTGATTATATTTAGTGTTACTTGTATTTTGTTGAAGACTTGGAGACTAGATAATCTATCAGGAGGTCCATTCCCAAAGAAAACTGATTGTCCTTTTCTCAGCAGCCACTGATTACCCCTGGCTCTTCATATATAGTTGTGGCTTTGTGAAATCTCTTCTGTCCATGTTGCAGGTCAACTAGTGTCATTATGAAGGTCTTGTTTGGGCAACCCAGAGTGATGGAGCACTGACTTCACTGTGTTCAGAATCAGTCCTTGTCTGGAATAAAATCTGTACCTGAACTTCTTGGGCCCATAAGTCAATAAAGTCACCTTTGTCTTGAATGGATTTGAGTAGTTTCATGACAACTTCATTATTGACCCTCTAAAATCAAGACTCTAAGTTCAGGCAGACTGTCACTGTCTTGCAGAGTTATATCTGAGCCAACCTACCTCTGCTGCTGGGATCTTTTGTGATGAGTCTCTCTGAGGTGAACAGCTCTATTTTGGAGCTAGCTAGTCATGGGGTTCAGGTGTGGGGTTCTGATACTCCCTCTTTTAGAATTGCAGTTTGAGGACAAAAATCTAAAGATCTTTGAGATTCATAAATCTGTAGTCAAATCCAGTGATAGAATACATTTGCTTCAGTCTGTTTGGCTGCTTTATAGAAACAGACCCCTCAATGTTGCTGGCTTTACCTAGAGGTATCCTTTATCATTGTCTTTCCAGACTGGGTAAACAATGAAGTCATTCCATAAGGCCTTATTGGAGAGTGGTTTATTCAATAATTATTTTAGGTAAGGCATAGGATAGAATGGCTAAATTTAGAGGTACTAGAATCAAGTCTATGTCCTGGTTTTATATCTTACAATTATTTGACCTCTTTGAATTCAGTTTTCTTTCCTATAAGTCaagagaaatgatataattaatttaaatgtcATTGTAAGAGGCAGATATGATTACACAAACAGTAAGCTTGTATATGAGCCACCCTCTGTTTATTATTAATTGGCTTTGTACTATGTGCCTAAATATTAT includes the following:
- the Crp gene encoding LOW QUALITY PROTEIN: C-reactive protein (The sequence of the model RefSeq protein was modified relative to this genomic sequence to represent the inferred CDS: inserted 2 bases in 2 codons), translating into MEKLLWCFLTMISFSQAFGHEDMSKAAFVFPKESGTXYVSLEAESKKPLNAFTVCLHFYTALSTVRSFGIFSYATRKSSNDILIFWTKDNGYHFGVGGPEVLFTVSEIPQAPTHICASWESATGIAELWIDGKPKVRQSLNKGYTVWTDASIILGQEQDSYGGSFDAKQSFVGDIGDVNMWDFVLSPEQIKTVYVGGTLSPNVLNWRSLKYKTEGDVFIKPQLWXLTYCCEP